The Parolsenella catena region CGCCCAGGTGTGTTCAAGAGCTACGGCAAGATCAACTACCTGTACCTGCTCATGCCCGTGCGGATGTAGCCCGTGTCTCTTACCGTCTCGCGCATATCATTCAGGGACTACCGCAACCTCGCCGGCCGCGTGCTCGAGCCGTCTGAGGGCGTCACGGTGCTCGTGGGGCCCAACGCCGTGGGCAAGACGAACACGGTCGAGGCCCTACAGTACGTCACGAGCGGACAGTCCTTCCGCAGGCCTTCGCCGTCAGAGCTGCTCGCCCCCGGCGCGGCCGAGGCGCACGTCTCGGCCAGGCTCGAGGGGGACGGGCGCGTCGTGGACGTGGAGCTTGTGGCCACGCCCGACAAGCGTCGGTTTCTGCGCAACGGCAAGCCCTGCCGTGGGCAGGATCTCTCCGGGACGCTGTTGTCCATCCTGTTCTGCCCGGACGACCTCTCTCTCGTGAAGGGGTCGGCATCTCGGCGCAGGGGAGAGCTCGACTCGTTCGGAGCCCAGGCAAACGTGGGCTACCGCAAGGTCCTCTCCACCTACACGCGCTCGGTCGAGCAGAGAAACCGCCTTCTCAAGGATGGGTGCGACGCCGCCCTCCTTGATGCCTGGGACGAGTCGGTGGCCCTGGGCGGTGCCACGCTGCTCCACCACAGGCTGAACCTCTTTGGGAGGCTCTCCTCGCTCGTGTCCGAGGTCTACGCGGAGGTCGCCGGATCGGAGCGGCTTGCGTGCCGCTATGCCCCGAGCGTCGAGGGAGCCGAGGTGGGCATGGGCCGTGACGAGCTTGTCGGCCTCATGCTCGAGCAGATGCGCGCCCGTCGCGCAGACGACCTCCGCCGTGCCCAGACGCTCACGGGTCCGCACCGAGACGACGTCGTATTCGAGATAGACGGCCGCGACGCCCGTGCGTACGGGAGTCAGGGCCAGCAGCGCTCCGTGGCCCTGGCCTGGAAGATGGCTGAGGTGCGCCTGTGCGAGGACCTCCTCGGCGAGCGTCCGCTGCTTCTGCTCGACGACGTCATGAGCGAGCTCGACGCGAGTCGCCGCGCCTGCGTCACGCGCTTTGTCGAGGGTGGCATCCAGACGATCATCACGACAACGAACCTCTCGTACTTTGACGACGAGCTTCTCGAGAGCATGCTGGTGGTGCCCTATGGCCCAGAGTCGTAAGCGTCGCCTAGAGCGGCTCGAGTACGATCCCCTCGATCCGTCGAAGCAGCATCAGCCCCAGACCGCCGGCGAGCTCGTGTCCTCGTTTGTCGACAAGAACCTGCTCGCGGGTGCCTCGGCGGCAAGCCTGGCACTCACGACGTGGCGCCGCGTGGCCGGCCGCCGCGCGGCGAAGCACACGGTGGCGGTGTGGCTCAGCGAGCCCAGGGGAAGGGCCTCCCTTCCCGACCTCGTCGTCTACCTTGACGGACACGCCCTCATGGTTGACCTCACGACGAATGCCGAGCTGTACGTGGACCGCCTTGCGCACGCTGGCCTCGAGGTGGGGCACGTGTGCTTCAAGCTCTCGAAGAAGGCAGGTCAGCGGCGCGAGGAACGCGGAGAGACGCGTGAAGACCGTAGTGTTGCGCGAGACCTGCCTCCCCTCACGCCCCTGGAGCGGGCCCATGTTGACGCCGCGACGGCTCAGCTTTCGCCCAAGATTCGCGCGAACGCGTCTAAGGCGATGGAAATGTCGCTTCGCCGCGCGAAGCTCAAGACCACGAGAGAATCGCAAACCAGCCCTCAGAACCCGTGAGAGCCGCGCTGCCGTATAAGCGATGCCCCTTGCATGGTGTCTATAGGTTTGGGCCTAGAGATATCCGCGATATGTTCTAAACTAGGAAAGATTGACGTTAACCCTAGGGAAAGGACTGTCGCGTGGCAGAGACTCCCAAGAATTCCGAATACGATGGCGGAGAGATCAAGATCCTCGAGGGCCTCGAGGCCGTCCGCAAGCGCCCTGGCATGTACATCGGCTCGACGTCCGCCAGCGGTCTGCACCACCTCGTATGGGAGATCGTGGACAACTCCGTCGACGAGGCCATGGCCGGCTTCTGCACCGAGATCTCCGTCACGGTGCATGCCGACAACTCCATCACGGTCGTCGACAACGGCCGCGGCATCCCCGTCGACCTGCACCCGGTGAAGAAGATTCCGACGCTCGAGGTCGTCATGACGATCCTGCACGCGGGCGGCAAGTTCGACAACAGCGCCTACAAGGTGTCCGGCGGCCTTCACGGCGTGGGTATCTCCGTCGTGAATGCCCTCTCCAAGAAGGTCGTTGTCCAGGTCAAGCGTGACGGCAACGTCTATGAGATGCAGTTTGCCCGCGGCAAGACCACCGAGAAGATGAAGGTCGTGGGTCAGTCCGAGCAGACCGGCACCACGGTGACCTTCTGGCCCGACGATGAGATCTTCGAGACCTGTGTCTACGACTTCGACACCCTGCACAACCGCCTGCAGGAGACGGCGTTCCTCAACAAGAACCTCAAGATCTCCCTCACTGACGAGCGCGAGGCCACCCCGCGCGTCGAGGAGTTCTGCTATGCCGGCGGCATCATCGACTTCGTGAGGTTCCTCAATGACGGCAAGGACGTTCCCGAGGGCCTCAAGGATCCCATCTACATCGAGGGCAAGACCGGCCCTGAGACGCCTCTGGACAAGATGGGCGAGGTCGAGGTAGCCCTGCAGTGGAACAGCGGCTACGGCGAGAACGTCATGTCGTTTGCCAACGACATCTACACGCCCGAGGGAGGCATGCACCTCGAGGGCTTCCGCACGGCACTTACGCGAGTGGTCAACGACTATGCCCGCAAGCAGGGGCTTCTCAAGGAGAAGGAGGCCAACCTCACGGGTGATGACGTCCGCGAGGGCTTGTCTGCCGTCATCTCCGTCAAGCTTCCCGACCCGCAGTTCGAGGGCCAGACCAAGGCAAAGCTCGGCAGCTCCTACATGCGCACCCTCACGAACAAGGTCGTCTCAGACGGCCTGGCCGAGTATCTCGAGGAGCACCCCAAGCAGGCCCGCACGATCGTGAGCAAGGCCCAGCAGGCGTGCAAGGCCCGCACGGCCGCCCGCAAGGCCCGCGAGGCCACGCGCCGCAAGAGTCTGCTCGAGAGCGCGAGCCTGCCCGGCAAGCTTGCCGACTGCTCCGTGCGCGACGCCGAGCTCACCGAGCTCTTCATCGTGGAGGGCGACTCGGCAGGAGGGTCTGCCAAGGACGGACGCCGCCGAGACATCCAGGCGATCCTGCCGCTGCGAGGAAAGATCCTGAACGTCGAGCGCGTCGGTGACCACCGCGCCTTCTCGTCCGACACGATCCAGTCGCTCATCACCGCCATCGGCACCGGCGTCACGACGGCTGCCGGCGACGGTGGCGACTTCGACATCACCAAGGCCCGCTACCACAAGATCATCATCATGACCGATGCAGACGTTGACGGCGCCCACATCCGCATTCTGCTCATGACGTTCTTCTACAAGTACATGCGCCCGCTCATCGACGCCGGCTACATCTACGTCGCCTGCCCGCCGATCTTTGGCGTCAAGGTTCGCAAGAAGATTCACTACGTCTACCCCAACGGTCGCCAGACCGAGGAGGAGATCCTTCGCGACACCATCCGCTCGCTCGGCTTCTCGCCCGACGACGACGGTGACACCAAGGACGACTCCGGCAAGCTCAAGAAAAAGAAGAGGGGCTACGACGTCCAACGCTACAAGGGCCTGGGCGAGATGGACCCCAAGCAGCTTGCCTCCACGACGATGGACCCCAAGACACGCATCCTGCAGCGCGTGACCATCGAGGACGCCGCGGCCGCAGACCGTGCCGTCCGCGAGCTCATGGGCAGCGAGGTGGGCTATCGCCGCGACTACATCGAGCGCCATGCCCATGACGCCCGCTTCCTCGACGCGTAAAGAGACCTGCCGACTTAGATAGAAAGGCCATACATGGCAGACGATACCAACATCACGGGTGGCGAGAACGGCGCCGACCTGCCCGAGGACCTCAGGAGGCTGCTCGACCGCGCCTCGGCCGAGGACGAGGGCACCGACGTCTACGTCGAGTCCGATGAGGACGAGGACAGCGACGACGACGGCGAGCTCGAGGAGGAGTTCGGCGACGCCGGTCGCGGCACCGACTCCGGCGAGACGGACGAGCATGGTGGCGCCCTACAACTCTCCGAGTTTGGCCACGAGATGCGCCAGAGCTTCATCGAGTACTCGATGTCGGTCATTACCGCCCGCGCGCTGCCGGACGTCCGAGACGGCCTGAAGCCGGTGCACCGCCGCATCCTTTACGCGATGAATGAGAGCGGCATCTTCCCCAACCGCCCGCACAAGAAGAGTGCGTGGACGGTCGGCGAGGTCATCGGCAAGTACCACCCGCACGGCGACTTCGCGGTCTACGAGACGATGGTTCGTCTCGCACAGTGGTTCTCCATGCGCGTGCCCCTTGTCGACGGTCACGGCAACTTTGGCAACATCGACGGCGACGGCGCGGCGGCCATGCGTTACACGGAGAGCCGCCTCGCAAAGCCCGCGATGGAGCTGCTGCGAGACCTGCAGAAGGACACGGTCGACTGGCAGCCCAACTACGACGAGTCGCTCTCCGAGCCCTCCGTGCTGCCGGCCCGCTTCCCCAACCTGCTCGTGAACGGCTGCAACGGCATCGCCGTCGGCATGGCCACGAACATCCCGCCGCACAACCTCGGTGAGGCCATCGAGGCTGCGTGCATGCTCATCGACAACCCGGACGCCACGACCGACGAGCTCATGCAGGTCATGCCCGGCCCCGACTTCCCGACGGGCGCCGTCATCATGGGCATGGACGGCATCAGGGAGGCCTACGAGACCGGCCGCGGCTCGCTCACCGTGCGCGCGAAGGCCCATGTCGAGGACATGAAGAGCGGCCGCTCCCGCCTCGTCTTCACCGAGATGCCCTACCAGGTCAACAAGGGCTCCCTGCAGGAGAAGATCGCCCAGCTCGTGAACGAGAAGCGCATCGAGGGCATCTCTGACCTGCGCGACGAGTCCAACCAGAAGGGCATCCGTCTCGTCATCGAGCTCAAGAAGGATGTCATTCCGCAGGTCGTGCTCAACAACCTGTACAAGTACACCCAGCTCCAGACAACGTTCGGCGTCATCAACCTGGCCCTCGTCAACGGCACGCCAAAGCTGCTGACGCTGCGCGAGATGCTCCAGCACTACATCGACCACCAGGTTGACGTGGTGACCCGCCGCACGCGCTTCGACCTCAAGAAGGCCCAGGCCCGCGCCCACATCCTCGAGGGCTACCTCATGGCCCTCGATCACATCGACGAGGTCATCAGCATCATCCGCTCGAGCCGCACCGACTCCGAGGCCTCCGAGCGCCTCATCGAGCGCTTCGGCTTCACGTCCGAGCAGACCACGGCCATCCTCGAGATGCGCCTGCGCCGCCTGACGGGCCTCTCGCGCGACCAGATCCAGGAGGAGCTCAATGGGCTTCGCCAGGCCATCGCCTACTACGAGGACCTGCTCGCCAACCCCGAGAAGATCCTGGGCGTCATCAAGGACGAGATGCGAGAGATCGAGCGCAAGTTCGCCGACAAGCGCCGCACCAAGATCAACCCCATGGGCACGCGCGAGCTCAACGTCGAGGACCTCATCGCCGAGGAGGACATGGTCATCACGGTGACGCACTCCGGCTACGTGAAGCGCACGCCGGTTGACACCTATCGTGCGCAGAGGCGTGGCGGCAAGGGCGTCCAGGGCGTCAACCTCAAGGACGATGACTTCGTCGAGGACCTGTTCGTGGCGAGCACGCACGACTACGTGATGTTCTTCTCGAACAAGGGCAAGGCGTATCGCCTGAAGGTCCACGAGCTGCCGATTGGCCAGCGCACGGCCCGCGGCACCGCCATCGTGAACCTCGTGCCGTTCTCCGAGGGTGAGCACGCCACGGCCGTCATCACGTGCCGCGACTTCCCCGCCGACGAGTACCTTATGTTCGCCACGGCCGCCGGAACCGTGAAGAAGACGGCCATGAGTGCCTACGACCGCACCCGTCGCGACGGTCTTATCGCCATTAACCTGCGTGAAGGCGACGAGCTTGTGAACGTCCGTCGCGTGCGCGAGGGCGAGAAGGTCATCCTCGTCTCCACGGACGGCAAGGCCATCATGTTCCCCGAGAGCGACGTGCGCCCGATGGGCCGTGACACGAGCGGCGTGCGTGGCATCACGCTCAAGGGCGACGCGAAGATGCTTGGCATGGAGATCACGAACGGCACCGGCGACTTGTTCGTCATCACGGAGAAGGGCTACGGCAAGCGCACCCCGGTCTCTGAGTACCCCGAGCACAAGCGCGGCGGCCAGGGTGTCTTCACGATCACGATGACTGACAAGAAGGGCCAGCTCGCGGCCTGCCGCGTCGTGGACCCGAGCCACGAGCTCATGATCGTGAGCACCACCGGCGTCGTCATCCGTGTGAGGGTCGAGGACATCTCCGAGCTTGGACGCTCCACGCAGGGTGTAAAGGTCATGGACGTGGACGAGAAGGACTCGGTGTGCGCGCTTGCCCGCATGGAGGTCTCCGAGGACGCCGACGAGCCTGACGCCGGCGAGACACCCGTCGAAGACGAGTAACCAAGAGGGCCCGAAAGTGTCAAAGACTCTCGGGCCCTCTCTTTGAACGGATATGAAGCGGGACCAAGACCGTCAGATGGCCTTGGTCCCGCTTTTCTAGTTCTGCCTTGGCGCCTTGAAGTCATCCGGGGTGAGGCTCTCGACGAAGTCATGGAACTCGGCGGCCTCGCGCTCCTGCTCGTCTCTCTTCACGGCAGCGAAGTCGGGCAGCCCGGCGCACCGGAGGACCTCCTCGCTGGCAAGCACGGGGGCGTCAGCCTCGATGGCGGCGGAGATGGCGTCCGACGGCCGTGCATCGATGTGATGCTGCTCTCCAGTGGCCGAGCGGATGTCAAGCGTCGCGAAGAAGGTGGCACCCTCGACGCGCGTGATGCTTACGCTCTCAAGATCGGCTCCCAGCGCGTCGATGACATCGACGAGCAGGGCATGGGTTGCCGGTCGCTTGTGGTCATCGGCATTCGTGGCGCGCGCAACGTTGGCGGCGTCGACGGTGCCAACGCTGATGGGCAGCACGAGCTCGCTCTGCTCGCGCTCCGTCTCGTCTTCTGAGTGCTCCTGATCGGGCTGCAGGATGATGGCGGAGGGAATGGGGCCACCTCCCACGATGAGGTTCTTCAACGTCATCTTGACCACGTGGACCATCCCTTCTCGTCTTGATGTGACAGGGGCGTCATCGCCAGAGTCACTGCCCGTCCCTTAGGTAGCGATATGCTACCCGTTGTCATCGAATTTGGCGGCGCAAAAACTTTTTTGAAAAAAGTGGTTGACCTTCGTTTGGGCGATGTTTTATTATAGCGAAGCGCGTTGTGGCGAACACACCGCATGTGGGCCCGTAGCTCAGTTGGTCAGAGCGTCCGGCTGATAACCGGGAGGTCACAAGTTCGAACCTTGTCGGGCCCACCACCTTTTCGCCAATAAACGCCCCAGCGTGAGCCGAGTCGCCGCTGGGGCGTTTATTACTAAAAGGGGACGTAGCTCAGTTGGGAGAGCGCGGGCTTTGCAAGCCTGAGGTCGTGGGTTCGATCCCCATCGTCTCCACCAGTCTGTTTCGCCGGAGTGCTTCTCCGGCGTTTTTTTATGCTGACATCCCTTGCCCGACGCCCGCATTCTCAAGACATCTCTGAATGCCCGCGAAGCGTGAAAAGGTGTAATCGTTATCGTTTCTCCGGACTCTGCCGTCTGCTTCAAAAGCGTTGAATATTTTGGACTCTGTTGAGACTTTTATTATCTCCCCCTCTCGAATATCGTGCGAAGATACATGGTGTGACGAAGGGAGGCGACTCGTGCGCGCAACTAGAAAGCTTCAACATATTGCCCCCCCTCCCGTTATCTCTCCCCGTCGCTAATCATTGAGGTCGCCTCTTTCTCCCTCTACTTCTTCACCTGGAAGCTCTGCATGTCCGTAACGCTGGGGCGTACTCCTCGCCTTGCGGATCCCGGCGTCATAGGGAACGTATACGCGATTCTGCTCGCCTTTACGGGGCTTGGTTACGTCCTATTCTGGGTCGCGGGAGCCTATCTTCCCGGCTCGATGGAGAAAAGGACCGCTGCCGCTGCCGCAATGTCTCTTTGTGTTACCGGAGCCATTGGGATGGTGGCAACCCTTCGCCTGCCCGGCTTCCTTATCGCGAGCAGCACGACGATTCTGGCTCTTGGCTACCTTGGCGCCGCCGTCCATTATGGATTTAGCCTCGTGTCGTACGAGAGCGAGGTCTCTGGACGAGCGCTTGGGATTGGCATGGGCGTAGCCTCCCTGCTCGAGTATCTAGTCGAAACCCTCGGGATGACCCCCGCGGTCTTTGTGGTCTGCGTAATTCTGAGCGCGCTTGCCATTTTGTGGCTTGACGGTCGTCCCGCTAGGCGGTGGCTATACGATCATCGGCCATCACCGCAGCAGGTATCCGGCGTGAGCAGGGGGTCGATCGTCCTTCTTGCAGTTGCTGCCGCCGCCATGACCCTCGACTACGGCCTTCTCGACGGCGTCCTCGTCTGGAACTATGCAAATGGGAATATCCTCAGCATCGGTCTCTCCAAGATCGCCTACTCGCTTTCGCTTCCGTTCGTCGGCGTGCTGTTTGACCTGAAGAAAGGCCGTCTTCGCTCCCTCATCACAATATGCGCGATGTTCCTCGTCGCTGCGGCGGTGCCTGCGGCGGAAACGCCGGAGGGAATGCCCGCCGCTGCCTTTATCGCGGGAATATATGGCTCTTTCTATCTCATGTATCTCAGCGCGAGCTTCATGAGGGTCGCGCCCAAGACGTCTTGCCCGGAGATCGTTGCAAGTATGGGAAGGGCCATCAGCTGTCTCGTGGGCGCTTTGGGCGCACTGTTCGCACGCTTCCTCTTTGAATCGCTGGGCGTGGTCGTGACGGTGACCTTGTCATGCTTGCTTTCGGTCGTCTGCCTTCTCGTCCTTGTTCGCGACATCGCGTGGGGAATTACGGAGAACCTGGACGAGAAGAAAGAGGGGGCCGGCGAAAATCCCATCCAGGTGTCTGCCCTTCCATCCCGCGAAGAAGCGCTCGTCCTATACGCCGAGAAGATTGGTCTCACTGCGAGGGAGGGGGAAGTGTATATGGCCCTCCTGACGACGGACCTCGGTGTTCAAGAGATTGCCGATGGCCTGTTCATCTCACGCCGCGTGGCACAGAGGCATATCTCCGCCATCTACGAG contains the following coding sequences:
- a CDS encoding DciA family protein, translating into MAQSRKRRLERLEYDPLDPSKQHQPQTAGELVSSFVDKNLLAGASAASLALTTWRRVAGRRAAKHTVAVWLSEPRGRASLPDLVVYLDGHALMVDLTTNAELYVDRLAHAGLEVGHVCFKLSKKAGQRREERGETREDRSVARDLPPLTPLERAHVDAATAQLSPKIRANASKAMEMSLRRAKLKTTRESQTSPQNP
- the gyrA gene encoding DNA gyrase subunit A; its protein translation is MADDTNITGGENGADLPEDLRRLLDRASAEDEGTDVYVESDEDEDSDDDGELEEEFGDAGRGTDSGETDEHGGALQLSEFGHEMRQSFIEYSMSVITARALPDVRDGLKPVHRRILYAMNESGIFPNRPHKKSAWTVGEVIGKYHPHGDFAVYETMVRLAQWFSMRVPLVDGHGNFGNIDGDGAAAMRYTESRLAKPAMELLRDLQKDTVDWQPNYDESLSEPSVLPARFPNLLVNGCNGIAVGMATNIPPHNLGEAIEAACMLIDNPDATTDELMQVMPGPDFPTGAVIMGMDGIREAYETGRGSLTVRAKAHVEDMKSGRSRLVFTEMPYQVNKGSLQEKIAQLVNEKRIEGISDLRDESNQKGIRLVIELKKDVIPQVVLNNLYKYTQLQTTFGVINLALVNGTPKLLTLREMLQHYIDHQVDVVTRRTRFDLKKAQARAHILEGYLMALDHIDEVISIIRSSRTDSEASERLIERFGFTSEQTTAILEMRLRRLTGLSRDQIQEELNGLRQAIAYYEDLLANPEKILGVIKDEMREIERKFADKRRTKINPMGTRELNVEDLIAEEDMVITVTHSGYVKRTPVDTYRAQRRGGKGVQGVNLKDDDFVEDLFVASTHDYVMFFSNKGKAYRLKVHELPIGQRTARGTAIVNLVPFSEGEHATAVITCRDFPADEYLMFATAAGTVKKTAMSAYDRTRRDGLIAINLREGDELVNVRRVREGEKVILVSTDGKAIMFPESDVRPMGRDTSGVRGITLKGDAKMLGMEITNGTGDLFVITEKGYGKRTPVSEYPEHKRGGQGVFTITMTDKKGQLAACRVVDPSHELMIVSTTGVVIRVRVEDISELGRSTQGVKVMDVDEKDSVCALARMEVSEDADEPDAGETPVEDE
- a CDS encoding helix-turn-helix transcriptional regulator, which produces MSVTLGRTPRLADPGVIGNVYAILLAFTGLGYVLFWVAGAYLPGSMEKRTAAAAAMSLCVTGAIGMVATLRLPGFLIASSTTILALGYLGAAVHYGFSLVSYESEVSGRALGIGMGVASLLEYLVETLGMTPAVFVVCVILSALAILWLDGRPARRWLYDHRPSPQQVSGVSRGSIVLLAVAAAAMTLDYGLLDGVLVWNYANGNILSIGLSKIAYSLSLPFVGVLFDLKKGRLRSLITICAMFLVAAAVPAAETPEGMPAAAFIAGIYGSFYLMYLSASFMRVAPKTSCPEIVASMGRAISCLVGALGALFARFLFESLGVVVTVTLSCLLSVVCLLVLVRDIAWGITENLDEKKEGAGENPIQVSALPSREEALVLYAEKIGLTAREGEVYMALLTTDLGVQEIADGLFISRRVAQRHISAIYEKARVTTRVGLYREFDAWFDEFKTRERG
- the gyrB gene encoding DNA topoisomerase (ATP-hydrolyzing) subunit B; translated protein: MAETPKNSEYDGGEIKILEGLEAVRKRPGMYIGSTSASGLHHLVWEIVDNSVDEAMAGFCTEISVTVHADNSITVVDNGRGIPVDLHPVKKIPTLEVVMTILHAGGKFDNSAYKVSGGLHGVGISVVNALSKKVVVQVKRDGNVYEMQFARGKTTEKMKVVGQSEQTGTTVTFWPDDEIFETCVYDFDTLHNRLQETAFLNKNLKISLTDEREATPRVEEFCYAGGIIDFVRFLNDGKDVPEGLKDPIYIEGKTGPETPLDKMGEVEVALQWNSGYGENVMSFANDIYTPEGGMHLEGFRTALTRVVNDYARKQGLLKEKEANLTGDDVREGLSAVISVKLPDPQFEGQTKAKLGSSYMRTLTNKVVSDGLAEYLEEHPKQARTIVSKAQQACKARTAARKAREATRRKSLLESASLPGKLADCSVRDAELTELFIVEGDSAGGSAKDGRRRDIQAILPLRGKILNVERVGDHRAFSSDTIQSLITAIGTGVTTAAGDGGDFDITKARYHKIIIMTDADVDGAHIRILLMTFFYKYMRPLIDAGYIYVACPPIFGVKVRKKIHYVYPNGRQTEEEILRDTIRSLGFSPDDDGDTKDDSGKLKKKKRGYDVQRYKGLGEMDPKQLASTTMDPKTRILQRVTIEDAAAADRAVRELMGSEVGYRRDYIERHAHDARFLDA
- a CDS encoding bifunctional nuclease family protein, coding for MTLKNLIVGGGPIPSAIILQPDQEHSEDETEREQSELVLPISVGTVDAANVARATNADDHKRPATHALLVDVIDALGADLESVSITRVEGATFFATLDIRSATGEQHHIDARPSDAISAAIEADAPVLASEEVLRCAGLPDFAAVKRDEQEREAAEFHDFVESLTPDDFKAPRQN
- the recF gene encoding DNA replication/repair protein RecF (All proteins in this family for which functions are known are DNA-binding proteins that assist the filamentation of RecA onto DNA for the initiation of recombination or recombinational repair.), which gives rise to MSLTVSRISFRDYRNLAGRVLEPSEGVTVLVGPNAVGKTNTVEALQYVTSGQSFRRPSPSELLAPGAAEAHVSARLEGDGRVVDVELVATPDKRRFLRNGKPCRGQDLSGTLLSILFCPDDLSLVKGSASRRRGELDSFGAQANVGYRKVLSTYTRSVEQRNRLLKDGCDAALLDAWDESVALGGATLLHHRLNLFGRLSSLVSEVYAEVAGSERLACRYAPSVEGAEVGMGRDELVGLMLEQMRARRADDLRRAQTLTGPHRDDVVFEIDGRDARAYGSQGQQRSVALAWKMAEVRLCEDLLGERPLLLLDDVMSELDASRRACVTRFVEGGIQTIITTTNLSYFDDELLESMLVVPYGPES